A portion of the Hyphomicrobiaceae bacterium genome contains these proteins:
- a CDS encoding error-prone DNA polymerase — MTYAELNVTSNFSFLRGASHADELAAQAKALGLAAIAITDRNTLAGVVRAYVAAKDASLRLVIGARLDLEDAPSLLCYPTDRRAYGRLCRLLSLGQGRAEKGKCSLFLADVAAHAEGNIFIALAPEDWDWREALGVPLARTGSSGAVVSFPSGASRASCLEVVEDIEGTPLQFEEALLRLKGMLGAAPLYLAASHLYRGDDRARLGALREISGRCGTPLVATNDVLYHAPHRRQLQDVLTCVRAHTTIAQAGFALEANAERHLKRPGEMARLFKGYEDALARTVEIAEACRFSLDELVYEYPDEPVPPDKTPQQHLEDLTWQGAEARFSGGLPEKVRATIVKELKLIAELQYAPYFLTVHDIVSFARGCDILCQGRGSAANSIVCYCLGVTAVNPGEVDLLFERFISQARREPPDIDVDFEHERREEVIQYIYARYGRDRAGLAATVISYRARSAVRDVGKALGLSEDTVSALAGMVWGTRSGGTLPEKHVREAGLDPNDPLLATVLDLAEELMGFPRHLSQHVGGFVLTRGPLTEVVPIGNAAMADRTFIEWDKDDIAALGLLKVDVLALGMLTCIRKAFDLLAQHHDAPMSLARVPREDPLVYDMLCRADSIGVFQVESRAQMNMLPRLKPRCFYDLVIEVAIVRPGPIQGDMVHPYLRRRSGLEDEIYPAPSPEHGPADELRQILGKTKGVPLFQEQAMRIAMDAAKFSDAEVNELRKAMATFRRRGTIGLLEEKMVSCMVARGYEKTFAERCFAQIKGFGEYGFPESHAASFAHLVYVSSWLKCHYPAAFACALLNSQPMGFYAPAQIVRDAREHGVTAHAVDVNFSDWDNTLESEVCVPDRPRARQEVQGVPALRLGMRQVDGIVEADARRIVYLRGDGYASVQDLWVRAGVKRATLEKLAAADAFRSMGLDRRQALWEVRALVPAPPLPLFQWSNAADTGEEPNVALPQMALPEHVVNDYQTLRLSLKAHPMSFLREDFSALARGASNPRTSRAKQVLTCNELRGVKDGARVCVAGVILVRQRPGSAKGVVFMTIEDETGVANAVVWPKMLEAYRKVVMTSRLVEIQGRVQRHEDIIHIVVQHLIDRSDWLLKLSEWASDMKVPYANADEVLRPEPGSARPKAGEERDPRLHPRFAREPKPHHPRNVRIIPKSRDFH, encoded by the coding sequence ATGACCTACGCCGAGCTCAACGTAACCTCGAACTTCTCATTCTTGCGCGGTGCCTCGCATGCCGATGAGCTCGCCGCGCAGGCCAAGGCGCTGGGGCTTGCAGCCATTGCCATCACCGATCGCAACACCCTTGCCGGTGTCGTGCGGGCGTATGTGGCCGCTAAGGACGCGAGCTTGCGCCTTGTCATTGGCGCGCGGCTCGATCTGGAAGATGCGCCGAGCTTGCTTTGTTATCCGACCGACCGCAGGGCCTATGGCCGTCTGTGCCGCTTGCTCTCGCTTGGGCAGGGGCGCGCGGAAAAAGGCAAATGCAGTCTCTTTCTCGCCGATGTCGCTGCACATGCTGAAGGCAATATCTTTATTGCATTGGCGCCGGAAGATTGGGATTGGCGGGAGGCTTTAGGTGTTCCTCTCGCCCGCACGGGATCCTCAGGTGCGGTCGTTTCTTTCCCTTCGGGAGCATCGCGCGCGTCTTGTCTGGAAGTCGTGGAAGATATCGAAGGCACGCCTCTTCAGTTTGAAGAGGCGCTGTTGCGCTTGAAAGGCATGCTGGGGGCTGCGCCGCTTTATCTTGCGGCTTCTCACCTCTATCGCGGCGACGACCGTGCGCGCCTTGGCGCGTTGCGTGAGATCTCCGGGCGCTGTGGCACGCCGCTCGTGGCCACCAATGACGTTCTTTATCACGCTCCCCATCGCCGCCAGCTGCAGGACGTTCTCACGTGCGTGCGTGCGCATACGACCATCGCCCAGGCGGGGTTTGCGCTGGAAGCCAATGCCGAGCGTCACCTGAAGCGGCCTGGAGAAATGGCACGGCTGTTCAAAGGCTACGAGGATGCCCTTGCACGCACAGTCGAGATTGCCGAAGCCTGCCGGTTCTCGCTTGATGAGCTTGTCTATGAATATCCCGACGAGCCCGTGCCGCCAGACAAGACTCCTCAGCAGCATTTGGAAGATCTCACCTGGCAGGGAGCGGAGGCGCGCTTTTCCGGCGGTCTTCCAGAAAAGGTGCGTGCCACCATTGTCAAGGAATTGAAGCTCATCGCCGAGCTGCAATACGCGCCTTACTTTCTCACCGTCCACGATATCGTGAGCTTTGCGCGGGGCTGCGATATTCTTTGTCAGGGACGCGGCTCGGCGGCAAATTCCATCGTCTGTTACTGCCTGGGCGTTACTGCGGTAAATCCGGGCGAGGTTGATCTGCTCTTTGAGCGGTTCATCTCGCAGGCCCGCCGAGAGCCACCCGACATCGATGTCGATTTCGAGCACGAGCGGCGCGAGGAGGTGATCCAGTACATCTATGCGCGCTACGGCCGGGACCGTGCCGGCCTTGCGGCCACCGTCATCTCCTACCGCGCACGCTCGGCGGTGCGTGATGTCGGCAAAGCGCTTGGATTGTCGGAGGATACGGTCTCCGCGCTTGCAGGCATGGTGTGGGGCACACGTTCCGGCGGAACATTGCCGGAAAAGCATGTGCGTGAGGCGGGTCTTGATCCCAATGACCCGTTGCTCGCCACCGTGCTTGATCTAGCCGAAGAGCTTATGGGCTTTCCACGGCATTTGTCACAGCATGTTGGCGGGTTTGTATTGACGCGCGGGCCATTGACCGAGGTCGTCCCGATCGGCAACGCCGCAATGGCGGACCGTACCTTCATCGAATGGGACAAGGACGATATCGCTGCGCTCGGCTTGCTGAAAGTCGATGTGCTTGCGCTTGGAATGCTCACCTGCATCCGCAAGGCGTTCGATCTTTTAGCGCAGCATCATGATGCACCGATGAGCCTGGCGCGCGTGCCACGCGAAGATCCTCTAGTTTACGACATGCTGTGTCGCGCCGATTCCATCGGCGTATTTCAGGTGGAATCCAGGGCGCAGATGAACATGCTGCCGCGCCTCAAGCCTCGCTGTTTCTACGATCTCGTTATCGAGGTTGCGATCGTGCGCCCGGGACCCATTCAGGGCGACATGGTGCATCCTTATCTGCGACGCCGTTCGGGGCTTGAGGACGAAATCTATCCCGCGCCATCGCCCGAGCATGGACCTGCCGACGAGTTGCGCCAGATCCTCGGCAAGACCAAGGGTGTGCCGCTGTTTCAGGAGCAGGCGATGCGTATCGCCATGGATGCGGCGAAGTTCTCGGATGCGGAAGTGAACGAATTGCGCAAAGCGATGGCAACTTTCCGCCGCCGAGGAACCATCGGGCTTCTGGAAGAGAAGATGGTCTCGTGCATGGTTGCGCGCGGTTATGAGAAGACATTCGCGGAGCGCTGCTTTGCGCAGATCAAGGGCTTTGGCGAATACGGCTTTCCGGAAAGCCATGCGGCAAGCTTTGCGCACCTTGTTTACGTATCGTCATGGCTCAAGTGTCATTACCCGGCGGCGTTCGCTTGCGCGTTGCTCAATTCGCAGCCCATGGGATTTTATGCGCCCGCTCAGATTGTGCGCGATGCACGCGAGCATGGGGTGACGGCGCACGCGGTGGATGTGAATTTTTCCGATTGGGACAATACGCTTGAGAGCGAGGTTTGCGTGCCGGATAGGCCGCGCGCACGACAAGAAGTCCAAGGTGTGCCAGCCTTGCGACTTGGGATGCGTCAGGTCGATGGAATCGTAGAAGCCGATGCACGGCGGATCGTTTATCTTCGCGGTGATGGATATGCCAGCGTTCAAGATCTATGGGTACGTGCGGGCGTGAAGCGCGCGACGTTGGAGAAGCTTGCAGCAGCGGATGCCTTCCGTTCCATGGGGCTCGACCGGCGGCAGGCGCTGTGGGAAGTGCGCGCGCTGGTGCCCGCGCCGCCGTTGCCGCTTTTTCAGTGGAGTAACGCGGCCGATACGGGAGAAGAGCCGAACGTCGCGCTGCCGCAGATGGCCTTGCCCGAGCATGTCGTCAACGATTACCAGACGCTGAGGTTGTCGCTGAAGGCGCATCCGATGAGTTTCCTGCGAGAGGATTTTTCCGCATTGGCGAGAGGGGCTTCAAACCCGCGCACCTCTCGCGCAAAGCAAGTGCTGACTTGCAACGAGTTGCGTGGGGTGAAGGATGGCGCGCGCGTTTGCGTTGCCGGCGTCATACTCGTGCGCCAGCGGCCAGGGTCGGCAAAGGGTGTGGTGTTCATGACCATTGAGGATGAAACGGGTGTGGCTAATGCAGTGGTGTGGCCGAAAATGCTTGAGGCTTATCGCAAAGTGGTCATGACCTCGCGGCTGGTTGAAATTCAAGGCCGTGTCCAACGTCACGAGGACATCATCCATATCGTGGTACAGCATCTGATTGACCGTAGCGATTGGCTGTTGAAGCTGTCGGAGTGGGCATCCGATATGAAAGTGCCGTATGCTAACGCCGACGAGGTGTTGCGGCCCGAGCCGGGTTCGGCGCGACCCAAGGCTGGAGAAGAACGCGATCCAAGGCTTCACCCGCGGTTTGCGCGCGAGCCTAAGCCGCACCATCCGCGCAACGTGCGCATTATTCCCAAGTCACGCGATTTCCACTAG
- a CDS encoding DNA polymerase Y family protein — protein sequence MKRFVSVWLPNWPMTRLARAEPRTVPDAEPFALVDLAGPRGIVVTAVNSPAAREGISPGMALTDARAALPSLRVRPGEHSEDARVLFKLGQWAGRYGPSRGHDREDGFWIDITGVAHLYGGEEGLMRDLIARLDAFGIPACAALADTYAAAFGLARFAVQKKSAWRIVAPGALRAALAPLPVDALRLDEDCIVLLKRLGLRRIGDLYSIPRISLAHRFASSDAAQRVLERLDQALGRSAEPLIPFFELSPFVVRRTFSEPLISSQPLEGVINELCDELAEALKDKDMGTRALMLRYFRADGTAGVTGTMMRAHSNDGAHFRLLLAPKLEKIDAGFGIDLLSLEATLVGPHKGTQPGFAEEGAAAYDPGPLIDALSNRLGQTAVYMLSPRDSHVPERSQARVPAVPIAGENRPLQTTPKTKQKAARASKDARKNSSISSAYTPPWPYGKDGPRRPPFLLARPEPIDVVAEVPDGPPARFIWRRVERRIARAQGPRRIAPEWWRTIGMSRPARIRDYYEIEDEGGAAYWVFRNGLFGGAQEEGDEEAAPPRWFLHGLFC from the coding sequence ATGAAACGCTTCGTTTCCGTATGGCTTCCCAACTGGCCAATGACGCGGCTCGCCCGCGCCGAGCCGCGTACGGTTCCTGACGCGGAACCTTTCGCACTTGTGGATCTTGCAGGCCCTCGCGGCATCGTCGTCACCGCGGTTAACTCTCCTGCCGCGCGTGAGGGCATCTCGCCGGGCATGGCGCTCACCGATGCGCGCGCTGCTTTGCCGTCGCTGCGTGTACGTCCCGGGGAGCATTCCGAGGATGCGCGCGTGCTGTTCAAGCTGGGGCAGTGGGCAGGCCGATACGGTCCCAGCCGCGGCCACGACCGCGAGGACGGTTTTTGGATCGACATAACCGGCGTGGCTCATCTTTACGGCGGCGAAGAGGGGTTGATGCGCGATCTCATCGCCAGGCTCGATGCGTTTGGCATCCCCGCCTGCGCGGCTCTGGCCGATACCTACGCCGCGGCCTTCGGGCTTGCCCGTTTCGCCGTCCAAAAGAAGAGTGCATGGAGGATCGTTGCGCCGGGCGCCTTGCGTGCCGCGCTGGCACCTCTGCCGGTGGATGCCTTGCGGCTCGACGAAGATTGCATCGTTCTTTTGAAGCGCCTGGGATTGCGGCGCATCGGCGATCTTTATTCCATTCCGCGTATCAGTCTGGCGCATCGTTTTGCGTCAAGCGATGCAGCACAACGTGTGCTGGAGCGGCTCGATCAGGCCTTGGGTCGTTCGGCTGAGCCTCTCATTCCGTTCTTTGAACTGTCTCCATTCGTGGTGCGCCGAACCTTCTCCGAGCCGCTGATTTCTTCGCAGCCGCTTGAAGGGGTGATCAATGAGCTTTGCGACGAACTGGCGGAGGCTCTGAAGGACAAGGATATGGGGACGCGCGCTCTTATGCTGCGCTACTTCCGCGCCGACGGCACAGCCGGCGTCACCGGCACGATGATGCGTGCGCACAGCAATGATGGCGCGCATTTCAGACTGCTACTCGCGCCTAAACTTGAAAAGATCGACGCCGGCTTCGGTATCGATCTGCTTTCCCTGGAGGCTACGCTTGTTGGCCCGCATAAGGGGACACAGCCAGGGTTTGCCGAGGAGGGCGCGGCCGCCTACGATCCAGGTCCGCTTATCGATGCGCTGTCGAACCGTCTGGGGCAGACGGCGGTATACATGCTCTCTCCTCGCGACTCGCATGTGCCCGAGCGCAGCCAGGCGCGCGTTCCGGCCGTGCCGATAGCAGGCGAAAACCGTCCTTTGCAAACTACGCCGAAGACCAAGCAGAAGGCGGCGCGCGCTAGCAAAGACGCGAGAAAGAATTCAAGCATTTCCTCTGCCTACACACCGCCGTGGCCCTACGGCAAAGATGGCCCACGTCGCCCGCCTTTCCTGTTAGCGCGGCCTGAGCCCATCGACGTCGTTGCCGAAGTGCCCGACGGCCCGCCCGCCCGTTTCATCTGGCGTCGCGTGGAGCGCCGCATCGCGCGGGCCCAAGGTCCCCGGCGCATTGCGCCAGAATGGTGGCGCACAATCGGCATGTCGCGGCCTGCGCGTATCCGCGACTATTACGAGATCGAGGATGAAGGCGGCGCGGCATATTGGGTGTTTCGCAACGGCCTGTTTGGAGGCGCTCAAGAAGAGGGAGATGAAGAAGCCGCTCCTCCGCGTTGGTTTCTGCATGGGCTGTTTTGCTGA
- a CDS encoding L,D-transpeptidase, whose amino-acid sequence MTFRARMNSFACAAVAALAVALSPHSASAQGFDFLWGGTEEFGGGRGVVSFSPQYKPGEIIVSFSDRRLYLITKPGQAITYPVAVPTGEARWQGKTYVSNKRVNPPWTPTPEMVAKNPRLPRWVPGGHPMNPLGVRALYLGSSAYRIHGTDAPWTIGQAVSHGCIRMLNQDVLDLYPRVPVGTRVTVTWQHFNTSSASNSSSPSSSKSASSSSSSGGSLSDLFFYDDEPAKQPASRKSYRSSVQRSAAAE is encoded by the coding sequence ATGACCTTTCGTGCACGTATGAATTCGTTTGCCTGTGCTGCCGTGGCGGCGCTTGCCGTCGCCCTTTCGCCACACTCAGCAAGCGCTCAAGGCTTTGATTTTCTCTGGGGCGGCACCGAAGAATTCGGTGGCGGCCGCGGCGTCGTGAGCTTCAGCCCGCAGTACAAGCCAGGCGAGATTATCGTCTCGTTTTCCGACCGTCGGCTCTATCTCATCACCAAGCCCGGACAGGCCATTACCTATCCGGTAGCCGTTCCCACGGGCGAGGCACGCTGGCAGGGCAAGACCTACGTGTCCAACAAGCGCGTCAACCCGCCGTGGACTCCGACGCCCGAAATGGTCGCCAAGAACCCGCGCCTGCCGCGTTGGGTACCCGGCGGCCACCCGATGAATCCGCTGGGTGTGCGCGCCCTGTACCTGGGCTCCTCTGCCTATCGTATTCATGGTACCGACGCGCCTTGGACGATTGGTCAGGCCGTGTCGCATGGCTGCATCCGCATGCTCAACCAGGACGTGCTCGATCTTTATCCGCGCGTTCCCGTCGGCACTCGCGTGACGGTGACCTGGCAGCACTTCAACACTTCGTCGGCATCTAACTCAAGTTCGCCGTCCAGCTCGAAGAGCGCCAGCAGCTCTAGCAGCAGCGGTGGCTCCTTGAGCGACCTGTTCTTCTACGACGATGAGCCTGCAAAGCAACCGGCATCGCGCAAGAGCTACCGTTCAAGCGTGCAGAGGTCAGCAGCGGCCGAGTAA